The genomic DNA CCCCTCCTGCTCAATGATGGCGAGATTGGCCCTGATGCGCTCCCCCTTGGCGCGCAGATCGTCCGGTGCCGAGCACTCGGAGCCGCCCTCCATGGCCAGGGGGAGGAAATGCCGGTTGAAATCGCGGTCAATGAGCTTGCTGAAACCAAGCACCGAGGTCAGCGGCGTGCGCAGGTCGTGGGACACGGTGTTCAGGACCGCTGTCTTGAGTTCGTCGAGCTTGGTCAGTGCGGCGTTGGCCTGTTCCAGGTCGAGCGAGCGCTCCACCAGCTCGGCAGTGCGCTCCTCGATGATCTCCTCCAGGGAGCGGTTGAACCTGGCCAGTTCGGCCTCGGCCAGCCGACGGGCCCTGATGTTGGCCAGCAGCAGCAGGATGGCCGCCAGCATCACGACCATGACCAGACAGATGGCCGCAATCTCGAACCTGTAGCGGTCGATCATGGACAGTGGCTTGTTGACCACGATGCTGCCCGACGGAACCAGGTCCGGGTCCAGGCCGTATTTTTTCATGACCGCGTAGTCGAACATGGGCCGGTTGGCGCTCTGGGCCATGACCGGGATGTCGTCGGCCTGCTCCCCGGCCATGATCCGGGCGGCCATGGTCGCGGCCAGCGCGCCCTGGTGATGGCCCGAGGCGAGAACACCGCCCACGAATCCGGCTGGCTCGCCGGGCTTTCCGGTGACCTGGCCGTTGCCGAGAAAGAAATCCCAGAATCCGTACATAGGCACGGCGAACGCCATGCTGAGGTGCTCCATGGCCTCGCCATAGGTGTACCAGCGGCCAAGCCTGTCCAGGTTGTAGCTGACAAGCAGGCAGGCGTGGTCCTGTGGCAGGCTCGCCAGCAAGGTTTCAAGCTCCGCCATGGAGGTCTCCCCCACCCAGGAAAACTCTGCCCGGCCCGCGAAGCGCGGCAGCACCCTTTCGGTGGCCGCCCGGTTGATCCTGCCGGTGGTGGTCTCGTCGCTGACCAGATGGATCGTCTTCACGCCGGGCTGGAGGGCGAAGATGGCCCCGATGGTTCCGGCGATGTCCACGGCCTCGAACACCCCGGTTACATTGGAGTATCGCCCGTTGGCGAGCAGCGCCTCGTCATTGACCCCGCAAAAGACCATGGGCGCGTCGCCGAACAGCTCCCTGCGGTGCGCCAGGGCGAACACGGCGGCGTTGTCGTCCGAGGTGATGATCACGTCGAAATGGGTGTTGGCATACTTGAGCCGGTACTGGCGCACCAGCAGGTCGAGGTATTCGGGGGTGTGAATATTCTTGGTGTCCATGAATTCCACATGGAGGCTCACCGGGTATTGCTGCCCGGCCAGGGTCTGCTCCACCCCGCGGGTGATGTCCGCTGTCCAGGACAGGGTTTGGCTGTAGGAATTGAGCAGCAGTATCCGGTACTCGTGGTGGGCCTGGGCCGGGCCGGGTCCGAGAGCGGGCGCAAGCAGGGCAAGGCACCACAGCAGAGCAACCGCGCAGAAGCTTCTGCGGCAGGTGGCCGGGAAAGGAGCTATTCGCCAAGAGTGCATCATGGTCACATGCCCTGGGCCGTCAAGAGGCCGGTTTTGGCATGAACCATAGCACACCGGAGCACCCTCCGGCTACCGGAAAACAGTCAATCATCCCACGCTATAAAGAATCGGGCCAGGACCGGGTTCCCGTGTCACTGCTCGTCGGGGGGGAGGATCATCCCCTCTTCCGAAGACGCCTCGTCAGGGTCGAATTCCGGTTCGGGCTCTTCAGGGGGCGGGGGCTGGTTCCGTTTTGGTCCGGTGGGCATGCTGGCGAGCCGGGCCTCCACCACCTTGGGGTTGGGATAGGTGGTCAGAATGGACTCAAGCAGCTTGCGGGCCTCGGGGTAGTCCCGCTCGCTCTCGTAGATGTCGGCCAGCAGAAACACGGCCAGCACCCTGGTTTCCTCATCCACGTCCGGGGTGGCCAGCAGGGTCTCGATGGCGCTCTTGGCCTGATTGGAGTTGCCGATAAAGCTGTAGCTCTGGGCCAGCTCGTAGAGACATCGCGCCTTGCCCGAGCCGTCCACGGCAGAGTCGGCGCAGTTCTCCAGGGTCATGGCCACCAGGTCGTAGTTGCCCATGGAGCGGTGGAGCCTGGCCATGCGCAGCTGGGTGGCGTAGGTCCGCCTGGGCGAGTCCTCGGCGTGGCTCAGGCATTTTTCAAAGGCCTCGATGGCCTTCACCGGGTTGCCGAGCTGGGCATAGACATCGCCCAGCTGGAACATGATCTGCCAGGCCGCGTCCTCGTCCATGCCCAGCTCAAGGTACATGGCTTCGAGCAGGACCACGGCCCGGTCAAGATCGGCCTTGATGGTCACGGCGATCTCGCTGAGCCTGTCCCAGGCCTCGCGGCGAAACTCGCCCTGGGGCTCCACCTGAAGATAGCGCTCGTAATCCTTCTCCGCCTCAAGATAGAACCCCTTGGAGTAAGACTCGCGGGCACGCCGGATGTCCTCGTCGCCGGGCGAGCGTTCGCGCGAGCAGGCCACGGCGAGGAGCATCGCCGTGGCCAGCAGTGTCAGCATGAGTATGCGCTGCATTGGGTTCCTACGAAACGACATCCTTGAGTTCTTCTTCGCCTTCCATGACCAGCTCAAAGCCGATCACGGAGTTGTTGGCGTCCATGCGCACCAGCCTGACGCCCTGGGTGGCGCGGCCTCGTGTCTGGCTCACCTCGGACACGGACATGCGGATGATCTTGTTGGCCGAGGTCAGCAGGATCACGTCGTCGCTCTCGTTGACCATGCGCGCGCCCACGACCTTGCCGGTCTTGTTGGTCAGGCGCATGTTCAGGATGCCCTTGCCGCCGCGCGACTGCT from Pseudodesulfovibrio aespoeensis Aspo-2 includes the following:
- a CDS encoding sensor histidine kinase, with translation MMHSWRIAPFPATCRRSFCAVALLWCLALLAPALGPGPAQAHHEYRILLLNSYSQTLSWTADITRGVEQTLAGQQYPVSLHVEFMDTKNIHTPEYLDLLVRQYRLKYANTHFDVIITSDDNAAVFALAHRRELFGDAPMVFCGVNDEALLANGRYSNVTGVFEAVDIAGTIGAIFALQPGVKTIHLVSDETTTGRINRAATERVLPRFAGRAEFSWVGETSMAELETLLASLPQDHACLLVSYNLDRLGRWYTYGEAMEHLSMAFAVPMYGFWDFFLGNGQVTGKPGEPAGFVGGVLASGHHQGALAATMAARIMAGEQADDIPVMAQSANRPMFDYAVMKKYGLDPDLVPSGSIVVNKPLSMIDRYRFEIAAICLVMVVMLAAILLLLANIRARRLAEAELARFNRSLEEIIEERTAELVERSLDLEQANAALTKLDELKTAVLNTVSHDLRTPLTSVLGFSKLIDRDFNRHFLPLAMEGGSECSAPDDLRAKGERIRANLAIIEQEGGRLTRLVNDFLDLSKLESGGAIWNDAPLDPAPLIERAVPVLRGYFTDPAVTFEIDVAGPLPRITADPDRLLQVLGNLVGNGAKFTSRGTVRLSASATDQGWLRVAVSDTGVGIPPEHLARVFETFYQVRGDTTNGHDMRGSGMGLAICRRIVGRYGGTLTAQSTPGQGSVFIFTLPPSP
- a CDS encoding tetratricopeptide repeat protein, giving the protein MQRILMLTLLATAMLLAVACSRERSPGDEDIRRARESYSKGFYLEAEKDYERYLQVEPQGEFRREAWDRLSEIAVTIKADLDRAVVLLEAMYLELGMDEDAAWQIMFQLGDVYAQLGNPVKAIEAFEKCLSHAEDSPRRTYATQLRMARLHRSMGNYDLVAMTLENCADSAVDGSGKARCLYELAQSYSFIGNSNQAKSAIETLLATPDVDEETRVLAVFLLADIYESERDYPEARKLLESILTTYPNPKVVEARLASMPTGPKRNQPPPPEEPEPEFDPDEASSEEGMILPPDEQ